ttacctgtgacgatatatgctaaatgtaatgtctctTTCACATCAGCGTGTAAGTGACTGATCTAtctgggtgcgttttgagatgcctaATGAAGTTCGACGTcgttgatccggcatcatttatcttggtgccacacaccttgcatgtagctctCCGCTTACTGCCGCTGTTTacgaagttattgaaagcaaaactaatgacaaaaggtacaactccgggaggacttggtgtcggCATCGTCAATGCATTTATTGATATGCGAGTGTGCGCACATAAGGCGTAGCGcatgcgttacgttgcacattatggcaaagggcagagGATATGCAGCTCGTCATATATTTCCCCAAtgtatatgcgccaataaaagcgctttagatttaaaaagctaTAACTGCATGAAAAGCGTTGTTGACAAGTCTCGAAGcccgagtccgagtcaagtctgaagtcttttgggtcgagtcgcaagtcaagtctgaagtcgctgtttgtgcgacttaagtgcaACACATCTTggactcgagtccccatctctgctaGATAGCACTGTTGGTTTAAAGAGAAAGGCTCAAgtaatggcaattcagtgtgtttttaacCCTTTGTTTGACTGAGAGAGTCGTCTAGTGGGcacagaaaatgaagaaaatgcTTCATGAGGCTTCATCTGGCCATAACTACTGTGTACAAGGAAGTAGGGGGGATTGGGATGGACCACGTGTGAGGCCCTGCTAAGGATCAGTTCTACAAGGGTGCTAAAGCATGCATTACACCCTTTGTTTAATATTTTGCACTTCCTGTGACTCAAGCTGTTACTCCAGCTGTGACTCCAGCTGTGACCCCACCTCCAGCTGTGAATCCCGATATAACTCCAGATGTGACTCCAGCTGGGCACCCAGCTCCTGCTGTGAATCCAGGTTTGACTCCAGCTGTGACTCCAGCCGGGCCCCTAGATCCAGCTGTGAATCCCGATATGACTCCAGCTGTGACTCCACCTGTGACCACTGCTCCTGCTGTGAATCCCGATATAAATCCAGTTGGGACTCCAGATGTGACTCCAGCTGGGCCCCTAGATCCAGCTGTGTATCCCGATATGACTCCAGCTGTGACTCCACCTGTGACCACTGCTCTTGCTGTGAATCCCGATATAAATCCAGCTGTGACTCCAGCTGTGACTCCAGCTGGGCCCCTAGATCCAGCTGTGAATCCCGATATGACTCCAGCTGTGACTCCAGCTGTGACCCCACCTCCAGCTGTGAATCCCGATATAACTCCAGATGTGACTCCAGCTGGGCACCCAGCTCCTGCTGTGAATCCAGGTTTGACTCCAGCTGTGACTCCAGCCGGGCCCCTAGATCCAGCTGTGAATCCCGATATGACTCCAGCTGTGACTCCACCTGTGACCACTGCTCCTGCTGTGAATCCCGATATAAATCCAGCTGTGACTCCAGCTGTGACTCCAGCTGGGCCCCTAGATCCAGCTGTGAATCCCGATATGACTCCAGCTGTGACTCCACCTGTGACCACTGCTCTTGCTGTGAATCCCGATATAAATCCAGCTGTGACTCCAGCTGGGCCCCTAGATCCAGCTGTGAATCCCGATATGACTCCAGCTGTGACTCCACCTGTGACCAATGCTCCTGCTGTGAATCGCGATATAAATCCAGCTGTGACTCCAGCTGTGACTCCAGTTGGGCCCCTAGATTCAGCTGTGAATCCCGATATGTCTCCAGCTGTGACTCCACCTGTGACCAATGCTCCTGCTGTGAATCCCGATATAAATCCAGTTGGGACTCCAGCTGTGACTCCAGCTGGGCCCCTAGATCCAGCTGTGTATCCCGATATGACTCCAGCTGTGACTCCACCTGTGACCACTGCTCTTGCTGTGAATCCCGATATAAATCCAGCTGTGACTCCAGCTCGGCCCCTTGATCCAGCTGTGAATCCTGATATGAATCCAGATGTGACTCCAGCTTTGACTCCAGCTGGGCCCCTAGATCCAACTGTGTATCCCGATATGACTCCAGCTGTGACTCCACCTGTGACCACTGCTCTTGCTGTGAATCCCGATATAAATCCAGCTGTGACTCCAGCTGTGACTCCAACTGGGCCCCCTGCTCCAGCTGTGAATCCTGATATGACTCTAGCTGCAACTCCAACTGGGACTCCATCTGTGACTCCAGATGTAATGCTGTCTGTGATTGGACAGATGTGAGGTGTTGTTAGTTTTGGTGAAAAGCATGTTATCATATCTGCTTCAGCTTTCAACATTTGtgagtaaaataaattaattaaaaaatgaataataattaaagctgcaagcagcaatgaaCAGGCCTTCGCCATCCCAGCATGTCCGGGTAATGGCGGGATGCCGGTTGATGTCGCTGTATATTTCCTATCCATCTGACACTGTGCACACGAGTTAGACATTATTGCTAATATTTTTAACCAACACATCTacccctgctgctctctccttcACCTACTCTTTCACCCACACACCCAGACCCAGTGGCAGAGGTGGTGGTACAGGCCACCTCATCAGCCCCAAATGGAGATTTTCTCTCCCTACATGCTGCCACATTTTACTCCACTGTCTTTTGAATTTAATCCTGTGAATTTAACTCATATGCTACAAATAAAcattgttgttgtctaccgccCATTACCTCCTTTGGGGGAGTTCTTGGAGGAACTATATGTCCTCCATTGAAACATCCCTGAAATTGGCTCCACTTGTTATTCTTGGCAACTTCAAAATCCAGACAGAGAAGCcctacagtgtttcccacacagatTAATTTGTGGCGGTGCGCGATACAAACCCCAGCCGCCACATATTGCGTTTCGTTATTAGGGCCTGAGCGCCggcagcggcgaaggccctattgaaactgaaggaattattagggcccgagtgcCGACAGtggcaaaggccctattgaaactgaaggtttattattattttcccgtcaaatgaattggctttttgaggggcttaatatattcaaaaactcacgaaatttggcggtcgcatcaagtctggtgaaaatgtacgtattttaagggttttgggaataggcgcacaaaaatggctcgctagcgccccctagaaagttaagaaaattgagcccctacagtgcgtttaacgtagactcacgaaacttggtagacatatgtaacatgtcaagatgtacaaagaacttcattagagccataccctaaacccaacaggaagtccgccattttgaacttaattaattaattggtgatggttgaacccgccccctatgctttagccacgccccctttcacagctaatgaaccgtatgacgtagagtcttgtgtgaggtatcgttgaactgctctctccgtctctctatCACTCACGTGTCTCTCTCACataggccacacacacacacacacacacacacacacacacacacacacacacacacacacacacacacacacacacacacacacacacacacacacacacacacacacacacacacacacacacacacacacacacttccctctGTGCACACAGCGTCGGTCTCCATGAAAACGAGAAAGACGGCTGGCgcaattcacaagttcacgaaaggttggtatctcgtgaacacctttaaaCAATCACACATcaaaaagtgctataaaaatattttatattctgaatacaatgttgtcagtgtgttaatgttggagtaCCAACCCGACTCTTAGCTAACAAGTGATTGCGCCttctttagaaagttaactagttgcAAGTTaaaaaatgcagttgggttgtcgaggtcaaaacattATATGTAGCAgttgtgaatcaaataaacttattacaAATAAtcttatgtcattttttttactcttacactgaatgtttgctgcttcaatctaGAGGAGtattaaaaagtattttccgcgactgaaaaaggcacgtgttgaggatgaggaccagcctgaaccggagggaTCAGTCTGAAACTgagctgaacagtccgaccagtgtaattagttatgttattaattttttttcaatattttcagggttcaaccagtgctgctcaatcataaagacagggtcagggagagaaagagataaatttgttaggcattgaagaaaaagtaggagaggagg
The genomic region above belongs to Perca flavescens isolate YP-PL-M2 chromosome 22, PFLA_1.0, whole genome shotgun sequence and contains:
- the LOC114549388 gene encoding golgin subfamily A member 4-like isoform X3 codes for the protein MESQLELQLESYQDSQLEQGAQLESQLESQLDLYRDSQQEQWSQVESQLESYRDTQLDLGAQLESQLESQLDLYRDSQQEHWSQVESQLETYRDSQLNLGAQLESQLESQLDLYRDSQQEHWSQVESQLESYRDSQLDLGAQLESQLDLYRDSQQEQWSQVESQLESYRDSQLDLGAQLESQLESQLDLYRDSQQEQWSQVESQLESYRDSQLDLGARLESQLESNLDSQQELGAQLESHLELYRDSQLEVGSQLESQLESYRDSQLDLGAQLESQLESQLDLYRDSQQEQWSQVESQLESYRDTQLDLGAQLESHLESQLDLYRDSQQEQWSQVESQLESYRDSQLDLGARLESQLESNLDSQQELGAQLESHLELYRDSQLEVGSQLESQLE
- the LOC114549388 gene encoding golgin subfamily A member 4-like isoform X1; amino-acid sequence: MESQLELQLESYQDSQLEQGAQLESQLESQLDLYRDSQQEQWSQVESQLESYRDTQLDLGAQLESKLESHLDSYQDSQLDQGAELESQLDLYRDSQQEQWSQVESQLESYRDTQLDLGAQLESQLESQLDLYRDSQQEHWSQVESQLETYRDSQLNLGAQLESQLESQLDLYRDSQQEHWSQVESQLESYRDSQLDLGAQLESQLDLYRDSQQEQWSQVESQLESYRDSQLDLGAQLESQLESQLDLYRDSQQEQWSQVESQLESYRDSQLDLGARLESQLESNLDSQQELGAQLESHLELYRDSQLEVGSQLESQLESYRDSQLDLGAQLESQLESQLDLYRDSQQEQWSQVESQLESYRDTQLDLGAQLESHLESQLDLYRDSQQEQWSQVESQLESYRDSQLDLGARLESQLESNLDSQQELGAQLESHLELYRDSQLEVGSQLESQLE
- the LOC114549388 gene encoding golgin subfamily A member 4-like isoform X2, which gives rise to MESQLELQLESYQDSQLEQGAQLESQLESQLDLYRDSQQEQWSQVESQLESYRDTQLDLGAQLESKLESHLDSYQDSQLDQGAELESQLDLYRDSQQEQWSQVESQLESYRDTQLDLGAQLESQLESQLDLYRDSQQEHWSQVESQLETYRDSQLNLGAQLESQLESQLDLYRDSQQEHWSQVESQLESYRDSQLDLGAQLESQLDLYRDSQQEQWSQVESQLESYRDSQLDLGAQLESQLESQLDLYRDSQQEQWSQVESQLESYRDSQLDLGAQLESQLESQLDLYRDSQQEQWSQVESQLESYRDTQLDLGAQLESHLESQLDLYRDSQQEQWSQVESQLESYRDSQLDLGARLESQLESNLDSQQELGAQLESHLELYRDSQLEVGSQLESQLE